One Dysidea avara chromosome 8, odDysAvar1.4, whole genome shotgun sequence genomic window, CAGGCTGGCTGTGGGACACATGCCTATATAGTTCTGTTGCTAAATCACCAATGATTCCCAAGGTTATTGATACCCATAAAGCAATTCCTCTCAGTACACTATGTTAAGGAAACTAAACCTGTTTTGAACAGTAGAACATAGTAACCAGTAAGACAGGTTTCACAATTTTTGTCTAAAAGCTACAGTAGTTGTTAGTCATACATTCTTCATATTCTTATTCTGATTTGTATCATAACCAATACTGTTCATAATTGGAAGCCAGACccacatccctagcaggtccactTTAGAGCAGTTTTGTTTGATGCATTGCAGGTTTACACTTAGCTAGAAATCACTCTGTAAAAAGTAGTGTAAACAGGCTGGAAGTTTACACTATTCGTGTACCATACCAGTActtgtgtacagtgtatataccaTAATCTCTCTGCTGCATGTACAGGTACATAATATATGCATGTACCCATTGTAATCATAGCAGTTttctatacagtatatgtactcCCATATAGCCTGTACTTTCATTTCATACATGTGTTACCAGTGTAGTTTTGGTTATGGTAAGGACATTTTTCTTAAGACATTAGAAAACTTTAGATTAGTGGAAACCTACCTATCTTTCTTATGAGAGTATGACAAATTGTCGTGTTAGATATCTAATTGGTATTAAACAGCTTATTTGTAAGCTTGTCTGGATCATTTTCTGTTGGAACTTTTTTTTATTGCTCCTATACAAGCAGGTACACATTACGTGGGTATGTAGGTGTAGCCCTTATTGGCCCTACACTAGTGCACAGTGCACGGTGTGGGTGAAAATCCATTTTATTACAATCTTTGAATTCATCTGTTAGTATTTTATAAGGGAGATATATATTAGCTATCTACATACACTTGTATCTTGTACTATGGGTAAATTTAATAGTTAAATATTGACACTTCACAGAACAACGGTTATGTAAACCAGATGGTACAGTaacattgtgtacatgtacaaaatctCACCAACCCAattcaaatatatatataagtcaGTCTTCACATAACGACATACTGAAATCGACAAGAAAGTTCCTAGTAAACCTATATCTGAGTTTACATAACATGCTACCCACAGATTTAAACTAGAGGTTATGCTCATATTTGAGCAAATacttatacatgtacatgtacatgctcATCTTCAAAACAACACAGCATTTTACAATAAACTTTTACAGAAAACTTAACCAAAACTGTACATTCTGGGAAGTACTACATTAAACACATGATACAGTGTAATTACCATGTCATACTGTATATGTCACTAACATATATTCATAGTTATACATAGTTATACATGTAGCAAATTGCAACCACATGATTAACCCATAGATCATAGATCAAGATTGGTAAGATCTCAGATAATAGAGAACCCATTTGTCTGAATGAGATACCTCATGTCCCAAAGGATACACACCTAAAGTCAATACAACTATTATAAAACACTATCCCAGGGCTAAATATTTCACACCCACAATAGCAGTGAGAAAGAAGCCAAATGCCCTTAAACTTGTACTCTTCTACAAGTTATCATTTACAATTCCACATACCTCACCACAAACATTACACATATCAAGCTATATGTATGCACCAACAGATGTAACACCAAAGTGAAATAATCCGCCCAGCACCTGTCAGAAGCCACAAGCTACACCACTACAATGATATCCAATAACCCAAGACACAAGTGTTCTATACTTGGCTACCCTGCATACTTTAGTCACAGTGTGAAATGCACAACAGATTGTTACTTGGGTATCAAGTAGATCATTAGTTGTGTAACGTTACCTTATATAAATCATCAATAAAACGGCTCTTATCATACCACAACAATAAGTTAATACATTGTTTCTGTTCAGCAGAATGATTTAATAAACTGACTTACCCTCTCATAGCTTCAAGCGTCGACTTTGTCACATCATAAGTTGGCCATACAATATCATTAGTAGAATCTGAGCCACACCATGAAATGATCGCTAAGGGGTCGTGTTGATACCGAGATTTCTCTTCTACAGGCCAGTCTCCTAGGTTCATAATAAACTCCATATCTGGTAGCTTGACCTAGAAATTAACACGTACACTACAAATTACACCTAGCACCTCCTATCAACAAGATTGACTGGCAGCCAAGTGTAAATTAAACAAAGAATTCTTACATGGTAAGGTGTTGTAGGAAATAGTTAAATCAATGTGTTGATGGGCAAGCCTTACTATAGCATCATGACTAAATAAATGTATTAATTGCATTTATTTGCCACACATTTGAAAATATATAATAAAACAATGACACCTCACACCATATATGTCCAGTATAAATAAGGAATACAGTATTCATGAGATCAATAGTACCAAAGAAGTGATAAAGAGGTAAGCAAAATGGTCAGTTTCAATGCAAAAATTGGAGTTGTATCAAGTGATGTTGATGTAAGTACTGTATCTACCAAGTTGTGTCCAAAAATATAACTTTCGACCTGCTGTGGTATTAGTGATGTCATCATCATAAAAGCACAGCATGGGTCAAGTAGGAAAGCCAACTACAGTACACCCTGTGGATCATGTGGTCACTGGAATATGCATGTAAACAAATTCATAACTTCTCAACTTCAATATGGTCAGTGTTAATAGTTTAAGCATGTGTTCTATTTGCTATTATAACACATAGCAAGACATCCAACTGGGTTGATTAATTGCACCTCTTAACTCATTAGTCAATTCATTTAGATTGGTGAACAATGTCTCTTGCAAGGAATGCACAAAATAAACCCACAAAAAATAGTATGCttttctttatattttgaaatttggcagTTTATAAGGTTACATCCATGTGGCAGGTTGCAATTATGGTAGCTATTATCACATTGCATTTTACTCGATAGTCAGTAGTACTGTAGGTCAGTAGACAAAGCTTTACTTAATCATCAAAGAGACGGGACTTATATCAGACAATACTTTAAACAAAGAGAAACTGTTCTAATCAATCTAGCACCCAAAGTGAACCCATGTGTGGAGGTAATTATCATTCTACTCTAGATCACACAATATCCATAAATCATCATTTTGTGCCACCTGATTGTATCTGATTGAAGCTCAATAAAAGGGAAGCTATACATAAGAAGAGGTTTTATTTCAATCAAAAATGTGATGAATTGTGGTAAATTCCAGTCCTTTAGAAACATAATCAAATAAGTGAACATAATGAACCATACAACCAGAACTATAATAGATTTACCACAATTTTATTGCCTTGGGCCAAGTCACAGGTAAAACATTCAACCTGGCATGGAactcaacacacacatgcatatatacagcgtacatgtattttacacgaAGTATGCATGTGACTTCTGCATATAATGCCACACAACCCTGTTACAGTACCTTTCTAGTCACTGACAACAGCGTGGCATCTGAAAACATCTTGAAATCCACGTATCTCCCAGATGTTCGTCTGTAAAGCTACAAAAGTGAATCTTCAAGTGCGAGTGAACACTTCTACAATTGTATCACTATGACTAACAGCCACAAAAATGTTAATTCCATAGAAACAACACATCTAGTCATGACGACTACAGTAAGATATACTCAAGGTAGATAATGTTTCACCAAAACCTATATATTCTGCTAACAAGTAGCCCATAGGCAGTCTgctaaaatattttaaatattaTCTGTCTCCAACAAACAATGACTGTTCCAAATATAAGTGTCATCAAAACCATACAGTAGTGCATACAGTAGTGCATACGTGTGTGGCTCATAGGTCCAACAGTGTATAAGTTAATTCAATTATCAGTCTGAGCAATGAATAGTGTGTTAGTGCAATAAGTATACCTTATTGTCTATCAGGGAATAGTGTACTAAGCTCCATTGAGGATGCCTTTCAAATGCTCGGTCAGCCAGAGTTGCAATGTCAATGGTTTGGAATAGTTCAAGATCATCTGAGATCTGTTTCTCAACTGTAGGGCACTTCAAATTGGCATTCCACTGATTCAAGTCATTAGGGCAATTGCACTCCTCTTTTAAAACATTGGAAACCACATATGGGGACTGAGCGATGTGCTTCCCACTTTTATCAATTACATTAATCATGACTTGCTCATAGCTTTGAAAAGGTCTGTGCCGCACCAAAAATGAGCCATCCTTTAAATCAAATATTTCTGGTCTTATTCTTGCCCGGCCCCCATCATTTAGGtcaaaattcactgaaaaataaTCTATACCTGGTGACCTAGTGATACTGCGAAACACCAAAAGCAAATTTATGACATACAATTTCGTTTTAAAATTGTACATACTTTTGGCCAGTGTTTTCATCCACGAATTGAATGAAGAAATATCTTACTGGTAGCTGAACGTCTGAGTGTATTCCAGGCCCATAGATTACGCCATTCAGCTCTAAGCTAACAACGCTAGCTGCCAGAGTTGCAAATACGATGGACGATATTACACCGTTCATCGTGCGGCTTTAAATAGAATCgttaaaaattttattataatgTACACGGATAGCGAGGTACAATGTCTACAAAATACAACATCTTcgtaataattatagtaaaatACATTCATTATAAGTTGACAAAATGCCCTGTATATATTTACACTGACATGACTGGAAACACAAGAAAAGAACTTATGGGCTTGGTGATGAAGCACTCTCTCTAATTACTTTCACCAAATCTGATGCTACTGGATTGAGGTTATTTACACTTTCCGTCATCCTCTCTGTGGCTTGAACACAAGGAAATTGTAAAGCAGCTGTTTTGGTGTCTGCAACCACAAGTTTGATGGCTTCGACCAGTTCATTGCTAGCTGTTACTATACTTGATTTTGTCGGTCCGTGATTGATCTTCTGAAATAATGCGTTGGCTACATACACAAGTTTATATGCACATACGATGGTGTACTTTGACTGAGGAACAAAGCATGTTGGTGAACCTTGTTGAGAAATACTTCCCAAGAATGAATCTATTGACTCCACCAGGCTTAGGGACATTGCGTCCAATTGCATGGCAAACACATTCATTAGATGTTGGTCTTCTTTTGATATGGGCTTTGGTGATGAATGTCGAGTGAGTGATATTGTATGATCAAAAGAAAAGTAGCCATTCTCAGCAGATTCTGAGTCTCCACTGACAGCTGTGCTGCTACCATGAAAATCAGTTTCATCATTTTCTGAGCCAACACTGTTTAGACTAATATGACTGTCTCGTGATTGATGCACTCCATTGGCTTGTGACTTGTCATCCCATTTCAGTTCTTCATACAAGTCTAGTTTCTCATACTCTCGATGAGTTTGCTTCATAGCAGTGCTTGTGGTTGAAGGAGCAAATGCCTTAGCTTTCAACAAATTATAGTTCTGTTCTTGAGGAGTGGTTTTCTCCATTGGCAGTGGTGGGAGCATATCTTTAGGGTTTCGTTTTGAGTGTTTCCTGTCCATACCAGGGCTTGAACCTATTTGGACATCTGTTGCTGACACTGACCTGGCCACAGTTAACTTGGAATGCTCTATTGGATGTCTCTCTTTACTGTCCAGTGCTCGTGGGAGTGAAGAGGAGGATCTTGCTCTTGGCTGTTGCTTGAATAGGATTGTTTTGTTTGCTCGGATTAGTACCACAAGTTCTGTAGCAGCACCAGGTAATGTCTTGGCCATCTCTAGTAGGGATTTAACTGTACTGGTTATCTGATCAACAATTTCTCTTCCATCTACAAGCAGATCATACTTTGCTAATATTTCAAGTCTCTTTTGCAGTAGGCTGGAATAGCTCTCATTGAAACGCATTCTCAAGTGAGTGTCCTTGAAAGTTTCCAAAACATTTGCAACACCTTTTCCAAACTCCAAGAAATTCACCAAAGATTGATCAAACTTGACCAGGGAGTTGATAGTTTTCTGCAAGGTGGTCTGTCTTCTGTCCTTATCCCAGATAGCATTAGGGccatacacacactcacacagtTCCTCATAGGAAGTGCTGATCTCCTTATGTAATGACTCAAGCAGTCTTTCAGCATCTTCATCAAACAAGCAATCCATACTAATTGGAATGATAGACTCTCTGTCTGGCTGCTTATCTGTAAGATCATCTTTTCGTGAATTAGATGTTGGAGTATCATAGAGCTTCACCATGGCTTCCTTTGCCTTGGCATCAGGAGGAAAGTCATAAGATTCACTTGAAGAAGCTTTTCTGCTTGTTGGTGGTGTATCATATAGGGGAATAGAGCTGCAGGTAGATTGGACAGTGTCAGATGCCCTTGCTCCAAACTGTGGTGAAGACCTAGTACCAAACTGTGGTGAAGACCTTGACAATGGTTCATCACCTCTGGCTTTTGTTTCACTAGGTGGAATATCATATAATACCACTCTAGCACTGGTATTAAGGGTGGCCTCAGTAACTTTTGGACTTCCACCAGAATTCCTATTTGGTGAAGACACTGGGCTGGCGAGCACTTCAACAGTAGAGTTAGCTGGTGCTACTTTATTGTTGGGTGGAAAGTCATACAAGGGGATGGCACTTTCTGGGGTGTACATTTCAAAATAGTTAGCAGGTACAAGCCCGACTTCTCCGTGTAGTTGGCACAACCACCATCCGTCCAGCCCGCCATAGTTCTTCTCCAGAATGGTAACAATATCTCCCTGGCCAAACGACAGCTCATCCGGGGTATCAGCTATGTTT contains:
- the LOC136264595 gene encoding protein O-glucosyltransferase 2-like; translated protein: MNGVISSIVFATLAASVVSLELNGVIYGPGIHSDVQLPVRYFFIQFVDENTGQNITRSPGIDYFSVNFDLNDGGRARIRPEIFDLKDGSFLVRHRPFQSYEQVMINVIDKSGKHIAQSPYVVSNVLKEECNCPNDLNQWNANLKCPTVEKQISDDLELFQTIDIATLADRAFERHPQWSLVHYSLIDNKLYRRTSGRYVDFKMFSDATLLSVTRKVKLPDMEFIMNLGDWPVEEKSRYQHDPLAIISWCGSDSTNDIVWPTYDVTKSTLEAMRGMQLDMLSVLGHAGPSWEDKIPKAFFRGRDSRQERLDLARLYRNMTDLFDVGLTNFFFFEYKQELYGPKNKAIPFFDFFKYKYQLNIDGTVAAYRLPYLLMGGAAVFKQDSEYYEHFYHQLEPYKHYIPMSHDLSDVVDLVQWAIDNDETAKEIGKAGQSFARENLLPENFYCYIVLLLTEYASRQVGVPRIREDMEYVPQPNEQCPCKHSRSHEEL
- the LOC136264593 gene encoding embryonal Fyn-associated substrate-like; protein product: MKNQQQSQLNMSGDKSNKKQEAVMARAKYRNIADTPDELSFGQGDIVTILEKNYGGLDGWWLCQLHGEVGLVPANYFEMYTPESAIPLYDFPPNNKVAPANSTVEVLASPVSSPNRNSGGSPKVTEATLNTSARVVLYDIPPSETKARGDEPLSRSSPQFGTRSSPQFGARASDTVQSTCSSIPLYDTPPTSRKASSSESYDFPPDAKAKEAMVKLYDTPTSNSRKDDLTDKQPDRESIIPISMDCLFDEDAERLLESLHKEISTSYEELCECVYGPNAIWDKDRRQTTLQKTINSLVKFDQSLVNFLEFGKGVANVLETFKDTHLRMRFNESYSSLLQKRLEILAKYDLLVDGREIVDQITSTVKSLLEMAKTLPGAATELVVLIRANKTILFKQQPRARSSSSLPRALDSKERHPIEHSKLTVARSVSATDVQIGSSPGMDRKHSKRNPKDMLPPLPMEKTTPQEQNYNLLKAKAFAPSTTSTAMKQTHREYEKLDLYEELKWDDKSQANGVHQSRDSHISLNSVGSENDETDFHGSSTAVSGDSESAENGYFSFDHTISLTRHSSPKPISKEDQHLMNVFAMQLDAMSLSLVESIDSFLGSISQQGSPTCFVPQSKYTIVCAYKLVYVANALFQKINHGPTKSSIVTASNELVEAIKLVVADTKTAALQFPCVQATERMTESVNNLNPVASDLVKVIRESASSPSP